A region from the Triticum aestivum cultivar Chinese Spring chromosome 3D, IWGSC CS RefSeq v2.1, whole genome shotgun sequence genome encodes:
- the LOC123079688 gene encoding AAA-ATPase At3g28600: MQMMGGVLDHFRSSAWYYLTPVLACVPIGVLRTYFNQHLRRPARRLLPFLDPFVTIDIAAKPEDYSFSYQGKVKSSDAYAEVLAYLSAVCSREARELRAEGAAEGHGFVLSLREGQVVADDFKGVTISWSAVAEEKTTWRASGRCCRLTFHERHRRLVVDEYLPHVRRAGQEVMFGNRPRRLYSNKKELSYHSRRDEVWSYIDFDHPTTFDTLAMDPAKKQMIMDDLDDFSNSKDYYRRIGKAWKRGYLLHGPPGTGKSTMIAAMANYLKYDIYDIELTTLETNSDLRKLFIETTGKSIIVIEDIDCSIDLTGSRATMLPPPPAHDDAAEGGYDKSGGKRRNILTLSGLLNFIDGLWSAHSGERIIVFTTNHLDKLDPALIRRGRMDMHIEMSYCGFEAFKTLANNYLEVEAHPLFGAVEELLRDVEMTPADVAECLMPSKRSARDADACLARLIDQLKGKAAEKDKESEAAEEDDVQDAAKEEDERETEKVPSKSKKDKSEVASKPTRRVMTNGAHTTGATGVSVSISTDDYLS, from the exons ATGCAGATGATGGGTGGAGTGTTGGACCACTTCCGGTCGTCGGCGTGGTACTACCtgacgccggtgctggcgtgcgtCCCCATCGGGGTGCTCCGGACCTACTTCAACCAGCACCTCCGGCGGCCCGCGCGGCGGCTCCTCCCGTTCCTGGACCCGTTCGTCACCATCGACATCGCGGCCAAGCCGGAGGACTACTCCTTCTCGTACCAGGGGAAGGTGAAGTCGAGCGACGCGTACGCGGAGGTGCTGGCGTACCTGAGCGCGGTGTGCtcgcgggaggcgcgggagctgCGCGCGGAGGGCGCCGCCGAGGGCCACGGCTTCGTGCTCAGCCTCCGGGAGGGGCAGGTGGTGGCGGACGACTTCAAGGGCGTCACCATCTCGTGgtcggcggtggcggaggagaagACGACGTGGCGGGCGTCGGGGCGGTGCTGCCGCCTCACCTTCCACGAGCGGCACCGGCGGCTCGTCGTCGACGAGTACCTGCCGCACGTCCGCCGCGCCGGGCAGGAGGTCATGTTCGGCAACCGGCCTCGCAGGCTCTACTCCAACAAGAAGGAGCTCAGCTACCA CTCCAGGAGGGACGAGGTGTGGAGCTACATCGACTTCGACCACCCAACCACCTTCGACACCCTGGCCATGGACCCGGCCAAGAAGCAGATGATAATGGACGACCTCGACGACTTCAGCAACAGCAAGGACTACTACCGCCGGATCGGCAAGGCCTGGAAGCGCGGCTACCTCCTCCACGGCCCGCCGGGAACGGGCAAGTCCACCATGATCGCCGCCATGGCCAACTACCTCAAGTACGACATCTACGACATCGAGCTCACCACCCTGGAGACCAACAGCGACCTTCGCAAGCTCTTCATCGAGACCACCGGCAAGTCCATCATCGTCATCGAGGACATCGACTGCTCCATCGACCTGACCGGCAGCCGCGCCAccatgctgccgccgccgcccgcgcacgACGACGCCGCCGAGGGAGGTTACGACAAGTCGGGCGGCAAGAGGCGCAACATCCTCACGCTGTCCGGCCTCCTCAACTTCATCGACGGGCTCTGGTCGGCGCACAGCGGCGAGCGCATCATCGTCTTTACCACCAACCACCTCGACAAGCTGGACCCGGCGCTGATCCGGCGGGGCCGCATGGACATGCACATCGAGATGTCCTACTGCGGGTTCGAGGCGTTCAAGACGCTGGCGAATAACTACCTGGAAGTGGAGGCGCACCCGCTGTTCGGTGCCGTCGAGGAGCTGCTGCGCGACGTGGAGATGACGCCGGCGGACGTGGCCGAGTGCCTGATGCCGTCCAAGCGCAGCGCGCGCGACGCCGACGCCTGCCTCGCTCGCCTCATCGACCAGCTCAAGGGAAAGGCGGCCGAGAAAGACAAGGAATCAGAGGCCGCCGAGGAAGACGACGTGCAGGAtgcggccaaggaggaggacgagaGGGAAACGGAGAAAGTGCCATCCAAATCCAAAAAGGACAAGAGCGAGGTTGCTTCGAAACCTACCCGCCGAGTCATGACCAACGGAGCACATACTACTGGCGCGACTGGTGTGAGCGTCTCTATTTCTACTGACGATTATCTGTCTTGA